Within Legionella birminghamensis, the genomic segment TTCGAAGTCTCAGTTCGTATGCAATTAATTGTGCTGTGGCATTGCACTGAGCTTTCAGAGTTTTTTCTTTTTTCGAAAAGCCAATGCTGGCCTGCAATAATTTTTCCTTCTGTTTGATCCCTTGATCGATAAGACATTCAAATGAGATATTCGGTCTGCGTTTCAAAAACCACTGATTTAACAAATCGTAATTTGAAATAAAGGACTCGGAATAAAACTTCTGATTGACGGTTATCAATTGCTGAAGGATAGATCTGACTCTTTTTCGTACAAAACCAGGTTCACTTCCTTCCTCAAAACCGCGATGAATAAATTGATTCGCTTTTTCGATTAAATGGCTCTGGGTAAAAAACTCATTCGCGTTATAGAGCATCAATTGGAATATTAGCAGGTTACCAGCAAGAATTTGCCGACTGTCAAATTTGTTATATAACTCATTTAATACAGTCAGAATTTCCTCCAGAGAATAAAGCACCTGGAGACCAATTATACTGGAGAGAATCGTATCGAATTCTACCTGCCAATTTTTACTGAGGTGGCCTTTACTGGTCAGAATAAACAAAGCTTCCCTGAGGTGTAGCTTGCTATCGAGTTCTTTAGCTGTTAAAGCATTATTTGCGTCCTTAGATAGTTTTTTTCGAATGAGCCCGGACGCTGCAGGACTCAGTTCTCTGGCAGGATGGTCTGTTTTAATTTTTGTACGATCTATTTTCAAATTCGTAATTGCTGCATCCGCCTTGGGTGGAGTGATGAGCTGGTACATCAGCTGTGAGGTCAAATCATTATTTACAGTCAGTAATTCTTCATACTTTTTTTGTGCATACTGATTCAGCTCCTCAAAGTACTGAACTGCGCAGTGGTGAGCGTCAAACAGAGTAAACAGATCGCCCAGTAATTCGCCTTTATCTTTTAAGTTAGACTCAGTGAATAATGCCTGCAAACTTTTACTGATACTTTGTTTATCATTTTCAAGCATACGCTCAAACTCACGATAAACAATGCTTTTGCTCATTTGCCAGCGAGGTGTTAATTGTATTTGAGCGGGTGACTCCGCCTTTCCTCCGGAAAAGCTTTGAGAAGGGGTGCTTCCTCGGGGCGAGAGAGGATCTTCTAATTCACTACTACGATTTGAGCATAGCGGGGATGATGTAAACGAGGATGAAAAAGATGACGATGAAAAAGATAAAGATACGGATAAGGAATTGCTAATCGAATCATAGGAGGCTGAGGAACATACTGCAGACTCGCGTCGGCTCGATAAAAATAATGTAGGATACTTTTCATGAAAAGCATCCGAATTCTGTTTTCGATTCGCTGGCAGTAGACCAATTGGCTCTAATTTAATCTGTGATATTGCATGCTTTACTTTCTCATCGTTACCAGCCAGGTCTTCAGCAGACTGACCTTGCGCATTTTTTGCCTCTTTATTTACTTCACTGGTAGTTAAGTTGAAACAAGAGATAGCCCAAAGCTGCTTATAATATACTGAGACCAAATAGGGAGTAAAACCTCCAATATTAGCGGAATTAACAATATCCCGCAGATGGCTTAATAAAAGACTGAGGATGGCTGAATGGGATCTCTCTTTTTTCGCCAGAAGATGAAGTATTGTATTGCCTTCTTGATCACCGGGAACAGTTGTCTGGATATTTATTTTAAACGAATCATACAACAAAAAATGTTCCAATAGTTTGATTCTTTTTATTTCTGCTTTTACATCTTTCTCATCGGATACCTGAAGTTTGACATTCGGAATATTATCCGAATCAATTAATGAATGTAGAATTGACCAGCAGAACCTGGGATGAGCAAACAAATCTTCTAATAATTTGACTTTGACAACACCTTCTGCCCTATTCATATAGATATAGTGTATAGCATCTAATAATAATGTTTGATCTTTTGTAAAAGCAGTAACAAAGGCCTTTAAAACATCTTCTTCCTTCGCTTTTTTCCCATTTTTTGGCACAACAAGTTCGATGATGTCGTTGAATTTCATGCAATTTTCCCTAAACTTCAGTCTATATTTTTGATCAAAATATAGATTTAATGATTGAGCTTTAAACCTTTTCTAACTTATCACGCTGAAAAATTTTTAGCAAGATGCCTTTATTTTTTACAACCACTAACTGGGTGATAGATAACTAGGGAATTCGCGAAAATCTACGCTAGCAAGCCTTTGAATTTATGATAAAGTTTATCTGAAAACCAATTCATTCCTGAGCAAAAATAGTCTCTAATAATTTTAAATATTGCTCACCATTTTCTTTTTCTAAAAAATAGGATTGAATAAATAAATCCAGACAAGCTTTCTTGGCAATTGGTGGCTTTCCTTGCTGCACTTCAATAGCCAAACTTATTGCCGCCATTAACGCAGCCATTTTCTCTACGATTTCTTTGATATGCAATGTTTGCTGTTCATTTGAAAGGGATTTTAGAAAAATAAAATGTGTTTTGAGAGAAATAATTTGCTTATTGAATAGTTCCTTATACCTTGTTTTTTTTATTTTTTCCAGCAGACTTCGCAAATGATCAAGGAAAATTTCATCCACCTCAAAGCGCAGAATATCACGCAGAATCTGCATCCACAGTGTAAAATGGGTACCCTCCCAGTTCTCACAAACAATGCAGTCTCTGAGCAAACGAGGCAGCGAAGAGAAGCTTTCAATTGTACCATTTCCTGCCAGAACATCCAGACAATGATGAATGTGTTCCACGGCATGTTTGGCAGTAAAATACTTGTTAAGATTAGCCAAGGTTCTAAGTAAATATTTTTGTTTTTCATCGATGGCATTTTCTGATTTACTGTCAAAACTGTCCTGCAGATCCACCATATGAAACGAGCTGGCCAGCATGGCCATCAAGTCTGCCTTTATGCGGGCCAGGTGTTCTTTTACCAGAGGGTAGGCAATAATTTTTCTTCCAAAAGCCTCTCGATTGCAAGCATAATAATAGGCAATCTGGTAGGCTCGACGGGTCATCCCGAGAACAGAAAAAGCATTAAATAGTCTTGAGAGGTGAAGTACATTTTCCATGACCAGATGAATGCCATCATTGGCATTACCAATCAAATAAGCGAGAGCGCCTTCAAAATCAATTTCAGCTGTAGCCATTGAGCGAGTGCCAATTTTTTGCTTCAATCTTCTGAGCTTATATCGATTATCTGTATCGTCATCCAGTTTGGCCGGGACCATGAATAAACTCAAGCCCTTAGTTCCGGAGGCCTGAGGATTAGTCCTGGCCGTTAATAGGATAAGATCTGCGTTGGCATTTGAACAGAACCATTTCTCCCCTACAATTCGCCAGCTTTTCTTCTCATCCTGAAAAGCAATGGTTGCATTGGCACCTACATCGGAACCACCCTGGATTTCAGTTAAAAACTGTGCACCTGTAAAATTATGAGTAAATGAGGGCGCGAGTAGTTTTTCCATGTAGAAATCATTATTTTTCAAGGGGCTTTTAGTCAAGATACGAATAATCCCGGCTGAGCAGGCAATCGGGCAATTATGCCCTGCTTCTCCCGCATGCGATGAAAGAATGAAAAGAGCCAGTGTTTTTTTCATTTGACCTGGATGACGCAGGAACTCCATTAAACCGGTGCTGTAAATGATATCACCAGCCTGCACATAGGAGGGGTGGTGGATCACCCGATCATGTCGCTCGCCTATTGAATTAAATTGACTTAACTCAGGGAGATTCTCATTGAGGTTATTTTCAGCAACAACAGGTTCTAATTCAGCAGCAACCCGATTGGCAAACTGTTTGAGCTGTTCAATAAACTGTAGGTCGTCTGCGAAGAGTATGGAATAAGAATGCATCAGGCATGAATTACTGCGTAAAATTCTTGATTTTAACTGCTCATTCCACTGCTTAAGCGCATCCCTGGCTTTATTGTAAACTGACTGGCTGTCCATGCAAG encodes:
- a CDS encoding RasGEF domain-containing protein encodes the protein MKFNDIIELVVPKNGKKAKEEDVLKAFVTAFTKDQTLLLDAIHYIYMNRAEGVVKVKLLEDLFAHPRFCWSILHSLIDSDNIPNVKLQVSDEKDVKAEIKRIKLLEHFLLYDSFKINIQTTVPGDQEGNTILHLLAKKERSHSAILSLLLSHLRDIVNSANIGGFTPYLVSVYYKQLWAISCFNLTTSEVNKEAKNAQGQSAEDLAGNDEKVKHAISQIKLEPIGLLPANRKQNSDAFHEKYPTLFLSSRRESAVCSSASYDSISNSLSVSLSFSSSSFSSSFTSSPLCSNRSSELEDPLSPRGSTPSQSFSGGKAESPAQIQLTPRWQMSKSIVYREFERMLENDKQSISKSLQALFTESNLKDKGELLGDLFTLFDAHHCAVQYFEELNQYAQKKYEELLTVNNDLTSQLMYQLITPPKADAAITNLKIDRTKIKTDHPARELSPAASGLIRKKLSKDANNALTAKELDSKLHLREALFILTSKGHLSKNWQVEFDTILSSIIGLQVLYSLEEILTVLNELYNKFDSRQILAGNLLIFQLMLYNANEFFTQSHLIEKANQFIHRGFEEGSEPGFVRKRVRSILQQLITVNQKFYSESFISNYDLLNQWFLKRRPNISFECLIDQGIKQKEKLLQASIGFSKKEKTLKAQCNATAQLIAYELRLRIISFYQAVSLQQLYKYELPKEGQAPRSDLLSEGIGQFNLLMRFFISKLFENPEKLVPALELLASVGKELCPLAGEQYPDLEHLMVLASVFSHLTIDRLKRHFKALSPESSNILKEISKLTDGTHGIKERADIASQYKTTLFFLGRMMTELTNTKESLPRSDGSKLLAHCESSGRVLFPILKLKALIRFFPQISHTDFRQSILENSFDIDEEELYALSLKLQRLPKDNLLVETIEATGELHSFLDQMNERLKFSYIPVIISGGKRIEVYDIGSFLLTWFDCKLTEVEKKLEGNQAGLMKQTLEAKKLYAQLGKTLDRVWQITRLYYTERYPANPKTIVRHYIPVNQLVKAKKRFDNFISQANERLNPVAKSSASSLNLSTVLNKSDSVDNSRTADSTGEKNGNESQRRTKRHSGFFNIIKGAPKVLAADLNNSGFGFEQS
- a CDS encoding acyl-CoA dehydrogenase family protein gives rise to the protein MDSQSVYNKARDALKQWNEQLKSRILRSNSCLMHSYSILFADDLQFIEQLKQFANRVAAELEPVVAENNLNENLPELSQFNSIGERHDRVIHHPSYVQAGDIIYSTGLMEFLRHPGQMKKTLALFILSSHAGEAGHNCPIACSAGIIRILTKSPLKNNDFYMEKLLAPSFTHNFTGAQFLTEIQGGSDVGANATIAFQDEKKSWRIVGEKWFCSNANADLILLTARTNPQASGTKGLSLFMVPAKLDDDTDNRYKLRRLKQKIGTRSMATAEIDFEGALAYLIGNANDGIHLVMENVLHLSRLFNAFSVLGMTRRAYQIAYYYACNREAFGRKIIAYPLVKEHLARIKADLMAMLASSFHMVDLQDSFDSKSENAIDEKQKYLLRTLANLNKYFTAKHAVEHIHHCLDVLAGNGTIESFSSLPRLLRDCIVCENWEGTHFTLWMQILRDILRFEVDEIFLDHLRSLLEKIKKTRYKELFNKQIISLKTHFIFLKSLSNEQQTLHIKEIVEKMAALMAAISLAIEVQQGKPPIAKKACLDLFIQSYFLEKENGEQYLKLLETIFAQE